AGTTATCTCCAAAGACAAAGCTAACAACAGATCCCTTTCTGACAGCCTAGTCTTTATTACTGCTAAACCCAAAGAATCAGTCTATGACCTTATCCTTAAAGTCCTGAATAAATACTTTGGGTGGATGCTGGGGAGGTTTAGGAAGTAGCGAAGTTTTTAAAAGTGTAAAATTTTTTATTTTGTGTTAAGCTGTTGATGTTGGGAAAATAATGTTTTTTTATGGAGTATAGAGGACAACGGATAGGAGTTTTTGTAGACATACAAAATCTGTATTATTCTGCTAAACATCTATTTAATGCTTATGTAAATTTTCAACAAATAATTAGATCTGGAGCCGGAAAAGGGCAATTGGTGAGAGCTATTGCTTATGGAGTAAAAGCATATATCCCCAAAGAAGAAAGATTTTTTGGAGCTTTAAAAGAGGCAGGTTTTGAAGTTAAACTTAAAAACCTTCAAGTATTTCCGGGTGGGATGAAAAAAGGTGATTGGGATGTAGGGATTGTGGTGGATATTATCCGCTTAGTAGACAAGTTGGATGTAGTAGTTTTAGCTTCTGGTGATGGCGACTACCTTGATTTAGTTGAGTTTTTGCAAAATAGGGGTATATATGTGGTTATCTTTGCTTTTTCTGAAACAGCTTCTGCCAAATTAATAAAAAAAGCAGATCTTTTTGTCGATATGGGTTCAGATCGGAAAGCTTTTTTGCTTAAAAATATAAAATAGGCAACAAATACTCTGAAAATCCCTATTTTTATAAAAGATATTGTTTTATATTTTTAGCGGCCGCGCAAAATATAAATAATCGTTTTGCTGGCAAAATTTTTATTTGATGGTTTTTGGTGATTGAATTTAGTAAATAAAAACTATTAAAAAACTCTGTTTTTGGTATACTTGTGTTAAAATTCTGTTAAAATTAGGAATGTTTCTATTATGAAATCAAGAAAAATAAAAACATTTTTAAAAGGTTTTAAAAAGTATCCCAAGAGAGTTCTTTCTCTTTCAGGTGTTGTTTTATTTTTGTTCTCTTTTGTGCTTGGCTTTTTTGTGGGGGTACAGAGAAATATTCCTTTACGTTATGAGTTGATTAATAAAGAACCTAAAGTTAAAAAGATTGATTTTTCTCTTTTTTGGGAGGCGTGGGATAAAATTCACTATAACTTTTTACATGCGGCTGATGATAAAAATCTTTTTTATAGCTCAATCAAGGGGTTG
This portion of the bacterium genome encodes:
- a CDS encoding NYN domain-containing protein translates to MEYRGQRIGVFVDIQNLYYSAKHLFNAYVNFQQIIRSGAGKGQLVRAIAYGVKAYIPKEERFFGALKEAGFEVKLKNLQVFPGGMKKGDWDVGIVVDIIRLVDKLDVVVLASGDGDYLDLVEFLQNRGIYVVIFAFSETASAKLIKKADLFVDMGSDRKAFLLKNIK